A section of the Zygosaccharomyces rouxii strain CBS732 chromosome B complete sequence genome encodes:
- the DBP10 gene encoding ATP-dependent RNA helicase DBP10 (similar to uniprot|Q12389 Saccharomyces cerevisiae YDL031W DBP10 Essential protein involved in ribosome biogenesis putative ATP-dependent RNA helicase of the DEAD-box protein family) has protein sequence MGSTLKRKLEDEESNSEGEEGFDIAGNIALTSSESEGEDGSDEDSEENYQDVIDYSDDDKEKEAGKKKKEPVKKSDKHDFPILELSDNEEDADAKKKKEDGDADDISEYFTTNNSESKKHKKGSFPSFGFSKFILNNINKKGFRQPTPIQRKTIPLILQNRDIVGMARTGSGKTAAFVLPMIEKLKAHSSKIGARAVILSPSREIAMQTYKVFKEFSKGSDLRSVLLTGGDSLEDQFGMMMSNPDVVVATPGRFLHLKVEMNLNLKSVEYAVFDEADRLFEMGFAEQLNELLASLPEKRQTLLFSATLPNTLVDFAKAGLTNPVLVRLDAESKISENLEMLFVSTKHDEREANLFYLLQEVIKIPLATEEQKMILGEGNKALSDSEDSDAENGKKDRRKKGKKNKAKRPKLPSANELPSEKATIVFVPTRHHVEYISQLLKACGYLVSYIYGTLDQHARRRQLYNFRAGLTSILVVTDVAARGVDIPMLANVINFTMPSSSKIFVHRVGRTARAGNRGWAYSIVSESELPYLLDLELFLGKKILLAPMYEATCNLLKEKWVNEGNDEFRFQPPKVSYTDRMVLGSCPRIELESMGDLYKNLMDSNYDLGSTRGVSIKAEIMYMRTRQPASAESMKRAKQMIISGWDEQNILFGKNMEAEKNKFLAKLQDRRNKETVFEFARNPDDKMSVLMKKRRQQLEPVQLRAKQRQELMEKEKLAGLTHSLEDEVLDKYKGEVGYSVPDAVLEEFEDADQVLEDQETEGKKQKQKSKSFKDSNFFMSHYAPAQSVQDSQLNISSGFTTDAAQASYDLNDDDKIQVHKQTATVKWDKKKKKYVNPQGADNVRYITSESGQKIPASYRSGKFDEWSKKRKLKMPKVGSRESSMATNLLQDPTRGNPSSNNRRFMHKQVKAPKVPDKYRDDYGKQKTKVAKALEKGIHVKGHNNAPGMTNELRSADQIRKQRVVKDKRRAKNARVGKKR, from the coding sequence ATGGGTTCTACATTGAAACGAAAATTggaggatgaagaatccAACAGTGAAGGAGAAGAGGGATTTGACATAGCTGGTAACATTGCGCTAACGTCTAGTGAGagtgaaggtgaagatggATCTGACGAAGACTCTGAAGAGAATTATCAAGATGTGATAGATTacagtgatgatgataaagaaaaagaggCGGgcaaaaagaagaaggagcCTGTTAAAAAGAGTGATAAGCACGATTTCCCCATATTGGAACTATCTGAtaatgaggaagatgctgatgctaagaagaagaaagaagacgGTGATGCTGACGATATTAGTGAATACTTTACCACTAATAATAGTGAAAGTAAGAAGCATAAGAAAGGAAGTTTCCCCAGTTTTggtttttccaaatttattTTGAATAACATTAACAAGAAAGGTTTCCGTCAACCCACACCAATTCAACGTAAAACTATTCCATTGATTTTACAGAACAGAGATATCGTTGGTATGGCACGTACTGGTTCTGGTAAAACCGCAGCATTCGTTTTACCTatgattgaaaaattgaaagcaCATTCCAGTAAGATTGGTGCCCGTGCGGTTATCCTATCACCATCCAGAGAAATTGCAATGCAGACATATaaagttttcaaagaattttccaagGGCTCAGATCTACGAAGTGTGCTTTTGACTGGTGGTGATTCTCTTGAAGATCAGTTTGGGATGATGATGTCTAATCCAGATGTTGTTGTCGCAACACCTGGTAGATTCCTGCATTTGAAAGTGGAAATGAActtaaatttgaaaagtgtaGAATACGCAGTATTTGATGAAGCCGATagattatttgaaatgggTTTTGCAGAACAACTGAACGAATTATTAGCATCATTACCTGAAAAGCGTCAAACTTTGCTTTTCTCTGCTACTTTACCTAATACATTGGTGGATTTTGCCAAGGCTGGATTAACTAATCCAGTTCTTGTACGTCTAGATGCTGAAAGTAAAATATCTGAGAATTTAGAAATGCTTTTCGTTTCCACTAAGCATGATGAAAGGGAAGCCAATTTATTCTACTTGTTACAAGAAGTGATAAAGATACCGTTAGCAacagaagaacaaaaaatgATATTAGGTGAAGGTAACAAAGCACTGTCTGATAGTGAAGATTCTGATGCTGAAAATGGGAAAAAGgatagaagaaaaaagggtaaaaagaataagGCCAAAAGACCTAAGTTACCTTCCGCGAATGAATTGCCATCAGAAAAGGCCACTATTGTCTTTGTTCCTACGAGGCATCACGTCGAGTACATTTCTCAACTTTTGAAAGCTTGTGGATATTTGGTTTCTTATATCTACGGTACTTTGGATCAACATGCTCGTAGACGTcaactttacaattttagAGCTGGTTTAACATCAATTCTGGTGGTTACGGATGTTGCGGCAAGAGGTGTTGATATCCCCATGTTGGCAAATGTGATTAATTTTACCATGCCTAGTTcttctaaaatttttgttcaCCGTGTGGGTAGAACTGCAAGAGCTGGTAACAGAGGTTGGGCTTATTCTATTGTATCAGAATCTGAGTTGCCTTACTTGTTAGATTTAGAGTTGTTTTTGGgtaaaaaaattcttttggcACCCATGTATGAAGCTACTTGCAATCTTTTGAAGGAGAAATGGGTGAATGAAggtaatgatgaatttcgTTTCCAACCCCCTAAAGTTTCCTACACTGATAGGATGGTATTGGGATCTTGTCCTAGAATCGAATTGGAAAGCATGGGTgatctttacaagaatttaatGGATTCCAACTACGATTTAGGATCGACTAGAGGTGTTTCGATTAAGGCAGAAATCATGTACATGAGAACACGCCAACCAGCATCAGCAGAATCGATGAAGAGAGCTAAACAGATGATCATATCAGGATGGGATGAGCAGAATATActatttggtaaaaatatGGAAGCAGAAAAGAATAAGTTTTTGGCTAAGCTACAGGATAGAAGGAACAAAGAGACCGTATTTGAATTCGCTAGAAATCCTGATGATAAAATGTCTgttctgatgaagaaaagaagacaaCAATTGGAGCCTGTTCAACTAAGGGCAAAACAACGTCAAGAATTAATggagaaggaaaaattggcagGTCTCACACATTCccttgaagatgaagttttGGACAAATATAAAGGAGAAGTTGGATACTCTGTTCCTGATGCAGTgcttgaagaatttgaagatgctgaTCAAGTGTTAGAAGATCAGGAAACAGAAGGTAAGAAACAGAAACAGAAATCGAAGTCATTCAAGGATTCAAACTTCTTTATGAGCCATTATGCACCAGCTCAGAGTGTTCAAGATAGCCAGTTGAATATTTCTAGTGGGTTTACCACCGACGCAGCTCAAGCCTCCTACGACTTGAATGATGACGACAAGATCCAAGTTCATAAACAAACTGCTACTGTTAAATGggataagaagaagaagaaatatgtCAATCCTCAAGGTGCTGATAACGTGAGATATATTACCAGTGAAAGTGGTCAAAAGATTCCTGCATCTTACAGATCTGGTAAGTTTGATGAATGGTCAAAGAAGAGGAAGTTGAAGATGCCTAAAGTTGGTTCTAGGGAGTCTAGCATGGCAACTAACTTATTACAAGATCCTACTAGGGGCAATCCATCTTCTAATAATCGTCGCTTCATGCACAAACAGGTCAAGGCTCCTAAGGTACCAGATAAGTACAGAGACGATTACGGCAAGCAAAAGACAAAGGTTGCCAAGGCTCTGGAGAAGGGTATTCACGTCAAAGGTCACAACAATGCTCCTGGTATGACAAACGAACTAAGATCTGCGGACCAAATAAGAAAGCAGAGAGTCGTAAAGGACAAGAGGAGAGCCAAGAACGCTCGTGTAGGCAAGAAACGTTAA